Proteins found in one Echinimonas agarilytica genomic segment:
- the ppk2 gene encoding polyphosphate kinase 2 has translation MSIDHKQDTKPKLKKKEYENELEKLQVELIHLQEWVKNEGLKVAVIFEGRDASGKGGTIKRITEKLNPRVCKVVALGVPTEREKSQWYFQRYVPHLPAAGEIVLFDRSWYNRAGVERVMGFCSDDEYEEFMRSCPEFERMLIRSGIILVKYWFSVSDEEQEKRFKERITNPMKRWKFSPMDLQSRERWAEYSQAKDTMFKYTDTKQSPWYVVESDDKRRLRLNCISHFIQQVPYQPIAQESISLPEIDKTGYVRSPRTEQTFVPDKY, from the coding sequence ATGTCAATCGACCACAAGCAAGACACCAAACCCAAACTCAAAAAGAAAGAATATGAAAATGAGTTAGAGAAACTTCAGGTAGAGCTGATCCACCTCCAAGAGTGGGTCAAAAACGAAGGGCTAAAGGTCGCTGTAATTTTTGAAGGTCGCGATGCCTCGGGCAAAGGCGGCACCATCAAACGGATTACCGAAAAGCTCAATCCTCGTGTCTGTAAAGTGGTTGCATTGGGGGTTCCAACCGAGCGAGAAAAATCTCAATGGTACTTCCAACGTTACGTACCCCACTTACCCGCCGCTGGTGAAATCGTTTTGTTTGACCGTTCTTGGTATAACCGTGCAGGCGTTGAGCGTGTGATGGGGTTTTGCTCAGATGATGAATACGAAGAGTTTATGCGCTCTTGCCCTGAGTTTGAACGCATGCTTATTCGGTCTGGCATTATACTGGTGAAGTATTGGTTTTCTGTAAGCGATGAAGAGCAAGAAAAACGCTTTAAAGAGCGGATCACCAACCCAATGAAGCGTTGGAAATTCTCGCCAATGGATCTTCAATCACGCGAACGCTGGGCCGAATATTCGCAAGCCAAAGACACCATGTTCAAGTACACAGATACCAAACAGTCTCCTTGGTATGTGGTCGAATCCGATGATAAGCGGCGCTTGCGCCTCAACTGTATTAGCCACTTTATTCAACAGGTACCCTATCAACCTATCGCGCAAGAGTCGATCTCACTGCCCGAGATCGATAAAACAGGGTATGTTCGCTCCCCCAGAACCGAACAAACCTTTGTGCCTGACAAGTATTAA
- the pstA gene encoding phosphate ABC transporter permease PstA yields MNSWFKSGNPWVWMTAGAVSLSLVAVLGLLLLIAWRGLVFFWPSTIHEFEVKDMNGQVATVVGEIHDRELVPVSQLRESGRVMSGEAGDMVTRYLVKTGNREFVELDFRWILETDIESQVQPQNLAVIERVKGGNFYGEIAQVLQDGQPVTVDLREALQQSIDRNKELAAQMRDVQYGDIGGINHELERIRLKERGDELKGKLDDARIADYQAQRDSYRDEYLGYEKELFALRAEMERDAIVVRDMRGELVTLNMKYVLDANYPNDMGFFSKLGHWFVQVGKFITNEPREANTEGGVFPAIFGTVFMVMLMAVIVTPFGVVAAIYLHEYAGKNALTKIIRTAVINLAGVPSIVYGVFGLGFFVYVLGGSIDELFYAEALPSPTFGTPGMIWSALTLAILTLPVVIVSTEEGLSRIPSSVRQGSLALGATKAETLWRIILPMASPAIMTGLILAVARAAGEVAPLMLVGVVKMAPTLPVDGNFPFVHLDRKFMHLGFHIYDVGFQSPNVEAARPLVYATSFLLVTVIVGLNITAIGIRNHLREKFRSLEH; encoded by the coding sequence ATGAATAGCTGGTTTAAATCAGGTAATCCTTGGGTTTGGATGACGGCAGGGGCTGTGAGCCTCAGCTTGGTCGCTGTACTTGGATTACTGTTGTTGATTGCATGGCGTGGTTTGGTGTTTTTCTGGCCATCAACCATTCATGAGTTTGAAGTGAAAGATATGAACGGTCAGGTCGCCACTGTTGTGGGCGAGATTCATGACCGCGAATTGGTGCCGGTTTCACAGTTGCGAGAATCGGGTCGAGTGATGTCCGGTGAAGCTGGCGACATGGTCACGCGTTACTTGGTCAAAACCGGTAACCGTGAGTTTGTTGAGTTGGACTTCCGTTGGATCTTAGAAACCGACATTGAATCTCAAGTACAGCCGCAAAACCTTGCTGTGATTGAACGAGTGAAGGGCGGTAACTTCTACGGTGAAATTGCCCAGGTGCTGCAAGACGGTCAACCTGTGACAGTTGATCTGCGAGAGGCGCTTCAGCAAAGCATCGATCGCAATAAAGAGCTAGCCGCTCAAATGAGAGATGTTCAGTACGGCGACATCGGTGGTATTAACCATGAGCTAGAGCGCATTCGTTTGAAAGAACGTGGTGACGAACTCAAGGGCAAGCTGGATGACGCCCGTATTGCCGACTATCAAGCTCAGCGCGATAGCTACCGCGACGAATATTTAGGTTATGAAAAAGAACTATTTGCTCTGCGTGCAGAAATGGAGCGCGACGCCATAGTGGTGCGCGATATGCGCGGTGAGCTAGTTACCTTGAATATGAAGTATGTGTTGGATGCGAACTATCCAAATGACATGGGCTTCTTCTCAAAACTTGGACATTGGTTTGTACAAGTAGGTAAGTTCATCACCAATGAGCCTCGTGAAGCCAATACCGAAGGTGGGGTGTTCCCAGCAATTTTCGGCACCGTATTTATGGTCATGTTGATGGCCGTCATTGTGACGCCATTTGGTGTGGTTGCGGCAATTTACTTGCATGAGTATGCGGGCAAAAATGCACTGACTAAAATTATTCGTACAGCGGTGATTAACCTCGCCGGTGTACCGTCTATTGTTTACGGTGTATTTGGTTTAGGTTTCTTTGTGTATGTTCTTGGTGGCAGCATTGATGAGCTGTTCTATGCCGAAGCATTGCCATCACCAACGTTTGGTACGCCGGGCATGATTTGGTCAGCGTTGACGCTGGCAATCTTAACCTTGCCAGTTGTGATTGTTTCAACCGAAGAAGGCTTGTCACGCATTCCTTCGTCGGTGCGACAAGGTAGCTTGGCGCTAGGCGCAACGAAAGCAGAAACTTTGTGGCGTATTATTTTGCCGATGGCATCGCCGGCAATTATGACCGGTTTGATTCTGGCCGTAGCACGAGCTGCGGGTGAAGTGGCACCACTGATGTTGGTTGGCGTTGTGAAAATGGCACCCACACTCCCAGTGGACGGGAACTTCCCATTTGTTCACTTAGACCGTAAATTTATGCATTTAGGCTTCCACATTTATGATGTTGGCTTCCAAAGTCCTAACGTTGAAGCCGCGCGTCCGTTGGTTTATGCAACATCATTCTTGTTGGTAACGGTGATTGTCGGTTTGAACATCACGGCCATCGGCATTCGTAACCACCTACGTGAAAAATTCCGCTCGCTTGAGCACTAA
- the aceB gene encoding malate synthase A, whose translation MNIHRHALDIRAEVTQAQQEILSNEAMLFVADLEQLFGTSRLQLLEDRAERQSRMNAGERPDFLPETLHVRQSDWTIKGIPTDLLDRRVEITGPTDRKMVINALNANVKVFMADFEDALSPTWDQLLDGQINLRDANLGTIEYTSPDGQKHYSLNPAPALLICRVRGLHLPEKHVRLNGREISGSFFDFALYFIHNFKTLISNGSGPYFYLPKLQSYQEARLWNDVFKYTERRYGLPVGTIKATVLIETLPAVFEMDEILFELKDHIVALNCGRWDYIFSYIKTLQNHPDRVLPDRQGVTMDQPFLSAYSRLLVQTCHKRGAMAMGGMSAFIPSRDPLRNEWVLGKVRADKQLEASNGHDGTWVAHPGLADTAMQIFTDAFEHNNTHQLNVKRHDHEVVTADMLLAPCSGERTEEGMRSNIRVALQYIEAWLCGNGCVPIYGLMEDAATAEISRTSIWQWIRHGKTLSNGRLVTFELFQDMLAEELLVVRSEIGEQRFCNGRFAAAADLLERITSQDELEEFLTLPGYQLLD comes from the coding sequence ATGAACATACATCGCCACGCACTAGACATTCGAGCTGAAGTGACTCAAGCCCAGCAAGAAATTCTGAGCAATGAAGCGATGTTATTTGTTGCAGACTTAGAACAGTTATTTGGTACAAGCCGATTGCAGCTCTTAGAGGACCGCGCTGAGCGCCAGTCTCGAATGAATGCAGGTGAACGACCTGATTTTTTGCCCGAGACTCTGCATGTAAGACAAAGCGATTGGACGATCAAAGGCATTCCAACGGATTTACTTGATCGTCGAGTTGAAATAACGGGCCCGACAGATCGCAAGATGGTCATTAATGCTTTGAATGCCAACGTCAAAGTATTCATGGCTGACTTTGAGGACGCGTTGTCACCCACTTGGGATCAGTTACTCGATGGTCAAATCAATTTACGAGACGCCAATCTCGGTACGATTGAATACACCAGTCCTGATGGTCAAAAGCATTATTCACTAAACCCAGCCCCAGCGTTACTGATTTGCCGAGTACGCGGGTTGCATTTGCCTGAAAAGCATGTGCGGTTGAATGGTCGAGAGATTAGCGGCAGTTTTTTTGATTTCGCCTTGTATTTTATTCACAACTTTAAAACGCTAATTTCCAATGGTTCGGGGCCATATTTTTACTTGCCGAAGCTTCAAAGCTATCAAGAAGCGCGGTTATGGAATGATGTTTTTAAATACACGGAGCGCCGCTACGGTTTACCGGTGGGCACCATTAAAGCCACGGTATTGATCGAAACGTTGCCGGCTGTGTTTGAAATGGACGAAATTTTATTTGAACTCAAAGATCACATCGTGGCCCTCAATTGTGGGCGATGGGATTATATCTTTAGTTACATCAAAACGTTACAAAATCATCCTGATCGAGTACTGCCCGACCGCCAAGGCGTGACCATGGATCAACCATTTCTCAGTGCGTACTCACGTTTGCTGGTGCAAACCTGTCACAAGCGCGGTGCCATGGCTATGGGAGGTATGTCAGCTTTTATTCCAAGTCGAGACCCACTCAGAAACGAATGGGTGCTTGGTAAAGTCAGGGCTGACAAGCAACTTGAGGCATCCAATGGACACGATGGCACGTGGGTCGCACATCCAGGGCTTGCTGATACGGCGATGCAGATATTCACGGACGCATTTGAACATAACAACACCCATCAACTGAACGTGAAGCGACATGATCATGAAGTTGTAACTGCAGATATGTTGCTCGCACCGTGTTCAGGCGAGCGCACTGAAGAAGGCATGAGAAGCAATATTCGCGTGGCATTGCAGTACATCGAAGCATGGCTTTGCGGCAATGGTTGTGTGCCAATTTACGGTTTGATGGAAGATGCCGCCACCGCAGAAATATCTCGCACTTCAATATGGCAGTGGATTCGTCACGGAAAAACCTTGTCCAACGGACGTTTGGTGACTTTCGAACTGTTTCAAGACATGTTGGCCGAAGAATTATTGGTGGTTCGTTCTGAAATTGGAGAGCAACGGTTTTGCAACGGTAGGTTTGCCGCCGCTGCGGACCTACTCGAACGAATTACATCTCAAGATGAACTAGAAGAATTTTTGACTTTGCCCGGTTATCAATTGCTCGATTAA
- the pstB gene encoding phosphate ABC transporter ATP-binding protein PstB, with protein sequence MITVTPTGSVAEQRDLHNLSDAETALEIKNLNLYYGNKQALYNVSMKIPKNQVTAFIGPSGCGKSTLLRCVNRMNDLVDICNIDGEILLNGQNIYDRKVDVAALRREIGMVFQRPNPFPKSIYENVVYGLRLQGIKDRRQLDEAVERSLRGAALWEEVKDRLNDNAFGLSGGQQQRLVIARAIAIEPKVLLLDEPTSALDPISTLTIEELINDLKSQYTVVIVTHNMQQAARVSDQTAFMYMGEMVEYSDTNTLFTTPTKKKTEDYITGRYG encoded by the coding sequence GTGATCACTGTGACTCCAACAGGCTCAGTAGCCGAGCAGAGAGACTTACATAACTTATCTGATGCAGAAACTGCATTGGAAATAAAAAACCTGAACCTTTATTACGGTAACAAGCAGGCGCTTTATAACGTCAGCATGAAGATTCCTAAAAACCAGGTGACAGCCTTTATTGGCCCGTCGGGTTGCGGTAAATCAACGCTGTTACGTTGTGTGAACCGCATGAATGACTTGGTTGATATTTGTAATATCGATGGTGAGATTTTACTCAACGGCCAAAATATCTATGACCGCAAGGTGGATGTTGCTGCTTTACGTCGTGAAATTGGAATGGTGTTCCAACGTCCCAATCCATTTCCTAAAAGTATCTACGAAAATGTGGTTTACGGACTACGTTTACAAGGGATTAAAGATCGCCGTCAACTAGATGAAGCTGTAGAACGCTCGCTACGCGGCGCAGCTTTATGGGAAGAAGTTAAAGATCGTCTAAATGACAACGCATTTGGTTTATCGGGTGGTCAGCAACAGCGTCTCGTGATTGCGCGTGCCATTGCGATTGAGCCTAAAGTATTGTTGTTGGATGAGCCAACTTCGGCATTGGATCCAATTTCAACCTTGACCATTGAAGAACTTATCAATGATCTTAAGTCGCAGTATACGGTTGTGATTGTAACGCACAATATGCAACAGGCAGCGCGAGTGTCAGATCAAACGGCATTTATGTACATGGGTGAGATGGTTGAGTATTCAGATACCAACACATTGTTCACAACGCCTACGAAGAAAAAGACCGAAGACTACATTACGGGTCGTTACGGTTAA
- the phoU gene encoding phosphate signaling complex protein PhoU, with protein METGNLNKHISGQFNVELENVRSQVLAMGGLVEQQLENALLASNTGDKDLAREVIENDRKVNELEVNIDQECVRIIAKRQPTAGDLRLMMAIIKTITDLERIGDMAEHAAQTVLHADRSLPDVVQVNLEALGEQIIRMLRDVLDAFARMDADAAYRVHSRSKKVDSLHEGLVRQLLTYMMGDSRSIPFMLEVQLASRSLGRVGDHCKNIAEYIIYFVKGTDVRHTSPEEIKRLLKQD; from the coding sequence GTGGAAACAGGTAATCTAAATAAACATATTTCTGGTCAATTTAACGTTGAACTAGAAAACGTCCGTAGCCAAGTACTGGCCATGGGTGGATTAGTTGAGCAACAACTAGAAAATGCACTGTTAGCCAGCAACACAGGGGATAAAGACCTCGCCCGTGAAGTCATTGAAAATGACCGTAAAGTTAACGAGCTCGAAGTTAATATCGACCAAGAGTGTGTGCGTATCATCGCAAAGCGCCAACCTACGGCAGGTGACTTGCGTTTGATGATGGCCATCATTAAAACCATTACCGATTTAGAACGTATTGGTGATATGGCTGAGCACGCAGCTCAAACCGTATTGCATGCTGACCGTAGCTTACCTGATGTTGTTCAAGTGAATCTAGAAGCCTTAGGTGAACAAATCATTCGCATGTTGCGAGATGTGCTAGACGCGTTCGCACGTATGGATGCTGATGCAGCCTATCGAGTTCATAGCCGCAGTAAGAAAGTAGATTCTCTGCACGAAGGTTTAGTGCGCCAGCTGCTGACCTACATGATGGGTGACTCCCGCTCAATTCCATTCATGTTGGAAGTACAACTTGCCAGCCGCTCGCTTGGTCGAGTGGGTGATCATTGTAAGAATATTGCGGAATATATTATCTACTTTGTGAAGGGCACCGATGTGCGTCATACTTCACCTGAAGAGATTAAGCGCCTACTCAAGCAAGACTAA